In Turicibacter sanguinis, a genomic segment contains:
- the metK gene encoding methionine adenosyltransferase has translation MSERRLFTSESVTEGHPDKIADQISDSILDAILAKDPMARVACETSVTTGLVLVFGEITTSSYVDIQKTVRETIRQIGYDRAKYGFDADTCAVLTAIDEQSADIAMGVDQALEARTGSMSDEEIEAIGAGDQGLMFGFATNETEEFMPLPISLAHKLARRLTEVRKNGTLDYLRPDGKTQVTVEYDEALKPVAIDTVLLSTQHSPEVTHEQIEADIKKYVFDEVLPQELVTENTRYLVNPTGRFVIGGPHGDAGLTGRKIIVDTYGGYARHGGGAFSGKDATKVDRSAAYAARYVAKNLVAAGYADKIEIQLSYAIGVAQPTSIMVDTFGTGKTTNAKIVEVIRQNFDLRPAGIIQMLDLRRPIYKQTAAYGHFGRTDVDLPWERLDKVEALKASL, from the coding sequence GTGTCAGAACGTCGTTTATTTACATCAGAATCAGTAACAGAAGGTCATCCAGATAAAATTGCTGATCAGATTTCAGATTCAATTTTAGATGCGATCTTAGCCAAAGATCCAATGGCACGTGTTGCTTGTGAAACATCGGTAACAACTGGATTAGTGTTAGTGTTTGGGGAAATTACAACGTCTTCGTATGTTGATATTCAAAAAACAGTCCGTGAAACAATTCGTCAAATTGGTTATGATCGTGCAAAATATGGATTTGACGCAGATACATGTGCTGTGTTAACTGCAATTGACGAACAATCGGCTGATATTGCGATGGGTGTTGACCAAGCGTTAGAAGCTCGTACTGGTTCAATGAGTGATGAAGAAATCGAAGCAATCGGAGCAGGAGACCAAGGTTTAATGTTCGGGTTTGCTACAAATGAAACAGAAGAATTTATGCCATTACCAATCTCGTTAGCTCATAAATTAGCACGTCGTTTAACTGAAGTTCGTAAAAATGGAACATTAGACTATTTACGTCCAGATGGAAAAACTCAAGTAACAGTTGAATATGATGAAGCTTTAAAACCAGTAGCTATTGATACTGTATTATTATCGACTCAACATTCACCAGAAGTAACTCATGAGCAAATCGAAGCAGATATCAAAAAATATGTATTTGATGAAGTATTACCACAAGAATTAGTAACTGAAAATACTCGTTATTTAGTTAATCCAACAGGACGTTTTGTAATCGGTGGACCTCATGGAGATGCAGGATTAACAGGACGTAAAATTATTGTTGATACTTACGGAGGATATGCCCGTCATGGTGGTGGAGCATTCTCAGGTAAAGATGCAACAAAAGTAGACCGCTCTGCTGCATATGCTGCACGTTATGTGGCGAAGAACTTAGTTGCTGCAGGGTATGCAGATAAAATTGAGATTCAATTATCATATGCAATTGGAGTCGCACAGCCTACTTCAATTATGGTTGATACATTCGGTACAGGGAAAACTACGAATGCTAAAATCGTCGAAGTAATTCGTCAAAACTTTGATTTACGCCCAGCGGGAATCATTCAAATGTTAGATTTAAGACGCCCAATCTATAAACAAACAGCTGCATATGGACATTTCGGACGTACTGATGTAGATTTACCATGGGAACGCTTAGATAAAGTAGAAGCGTTAAAAGCTTCACTTTAA